One Vespula pensylvanica isolate Volc-1 chromosome 14, ASM1446617v1, whole genome shotgun sequence genomic window carries:
- the LOC122634193 gene encoding phosphoribosyl pyrophosphate synthase-associated protein 2: protein MDKPVSSDIVLIAGNSHPELANLIANRLGVKHGGCSVYHKSNRETMVEISDSVRGKDLYIIQTGTKDVNNNIMELLIMAYACKTSSAKNIVGVIPYLPYSKQCKMRKRGCIVSKLLAKMLCKSGLTHIITMDLHQKEIQGFFDVPVDNLRASPFLLQYIQESIPDYHNSVIVARNPGSAKKATSYAERLRLGIAVIHGEQREAESDMNDGRYSPPALASRTMEVGVGVPMHPAKEKPPINVVGDVGGRIAIMVDDMIDDVQSYVAAAEVLKERGAYKIYVLATHGLLSSDAPRLIEESPIDEVVVTNTVPHDVQKMQCPKIKTVDISILLAEAIRRIHNKESMSYLFKNVTLED from the exons atggACAAACCAGTTTCTTCGGATATCGTTCTAATAGCGGGTAATTCACATCCAGAATTGGCTAATCTAATCGCTAA TCGCCTTGGCGTAAAGCATGGTGGATGTTCCGTATACCATAAATCAAACCGTGAAACTATGGTTGAAATAAGTGATTCTGTACGAGGTaaagatctatatataattcaaactGGTACAAAagatgttaataataatataatggaGCTCCTCATCATGGCATATGCCTGTAAAACGTCATCAGCAAAAAATATTGTTGGCGTAATTCCATATTTACCTTATTCTAAACAATGCAAGATGCGTAAGCGTGGTTGCATAGTTTCCAAACTCCTAGCAAAGATGTTATGCAAAAGTGGTTTAACACATATTATTACTATGGACTTACATCAAAAAGAAATCCAAGGATTTTTCGATGTTCCTGTAGATAATTTAAGAGCCAGtccatttttattacaatatattcaAGAGTCT ATACCTGATTATCACAATTCTGTAATCGTTGCAAGAAATCCAGGAAGTGCAAAAAAGGCAACTAGTTATGCAGAAAGATTGCGTTTAGGAATAGCAGTTATACATGGAGAACAAAGAGAAGCCGAATCAGATATGAACGATGGACGTTACTCTCCACCAGCACTAGCCTCAAGAACAATGGAGGTTGGTGTAGGTGTACCTATGCATCCTGCCAAAGAAAAGCCTCCAATCAATGTTGTAGGAGATGTGGGAGGACGCATTGCCATTATGGTG gATGATATGATAGATGATGTACAGTCCTATGTAGCAGCGGCTGAAGTACTTAAGGAAAGAGGtgcatataaaatttatgtattagCCACTCACGGCTTACTTAGTTCGGATGCTCCAAGACTTATCGAAGAGTCACCAATTGACGAG GTTGTTGTGACCAACACTGTACCTCATGATGTACAAAAAATGCAGTGTCCAAAAATCAAAACTGTTGATATAAGCATTTTACTAGCTGAAGCTATTCGACGTATTCACAACAAAGAATCAATGtcttatttgtttaaaaatgttacattagaagattga